Within the Musa acuminata AAA Group cultivar baxijiao chromosome BXJ2-9, Cavendish_Baxijiao_AAA, whole genome shotgun sequence genome, the region ctgtaAGTTCGGcgtcaaagaatagagtacttatacaagacacCTTTGGCgtatcaagtctaaggatcagacacACAACtgagactacgaaatcgttgtctaatGTTAGGTATCATTACTCATCCAGCATTttataagcgaatcaatcagtgaactcattctctaatgagcacctgcactatacctctagtatccccacacgagcgactatgagaccagccgtctccatcatatggacgagtatacagtgcACCGGTttctttggttatctcgatgtccttctcgagtaacttatgaccgggatgatttagggtttgtgtttaaaggcgaatcagtctcattatcgttatctcatcatgatctgattcctattgcacagatccaaggacatcacaatatatgtttgcaataagcaatataaagtgagaaaatactataataataataagcaaaaaaactgtATGTCATCACTTACCTGATTAACTTGTAAGGCACCGATTGACACATCAATCCTTAATATCCAAGACTAAActacaaaaaattatttatgaattttgtcAAGCTCTAAAAGCCTGGTACATCGAACTTGGTTCATTTTTGTCATCAACtagcttcatcaactctaagtctggcATTTTATTATTTCTATGACAATAAAATAGGTACAATATATTTATTGGTGTATATGGATGATATTATCGTTATAGCCAATAACTTTATGGAGATCAAAGAATTCCTTAAGTAATTGGTAAATCAATTCTATGAatcttgagctactttttgggagtgaaAACAACATGCACATTTTTAGGACTATTTCAATATCAAGGAAAGTAcatctattatcaaagacaaacatacaGAATGCCAAAAAGATTGCTACTCCACTTTTTATTATTGAATCTCTTAAATTATATAATGACAGCACTACTATGGATCCTATACAAATCgctaagtacttggctccttatagcACTTATCTCTTTCACGTTCAGATATTTCATTTgcaatcaataaattatcataattcatgcatAAGTCATCCATTATATATTGGTTTGCAGTAAAACGAGTCCTATAATATCTCAAAGGGACTCTAAATTATAAATTCTCTCTATAAATACTATCACTTCATCTCTATACCTTTGTCAATGCTGATCAGGCAAGAAACATCAATAATAAAACATCTATATTAGGGTATATTGTCTTTCTTGAAgcaaatccaatcaattggagtttAAAGAAGTAGAAGATAGTCGTAAGGTctataactgaagctgaatactaaGTCATCGCCATTGTTGttatagaactcaattgggtcacaaatctactaaaagaacttgacatcaactccaccctcactcctataatatattttgataatatcGGAGCCACCTACCTATGcaccaatccagtgttccactcacgtatgaaacatattgtcatcgacttccactttgttCGAGATCAAGTTGTTAGAAATTAACTACATATTTTTCACGTACATATGACTAATTAACTAGCAGGTTCTCTCACATAGCCTCTtcgtaaaatatttttatttcattggtCCAAGAACGAGATAGTTGATAGGAGCTCAATCTTATAAGcatataatagaagataagattttcactGCATGAGTAAATCTCTCCTGACTAACTCATCttgatagagaaatttttttccTCTGACATGTATAAATAGAGTTTATGTTACTGAAACTTAACAAGTCTTTTAGTCTTAATCTATCACTTTCATCCTACTGTACTATCCAATTAGCAACTCTTCTAAATATCTCAAAATCTCAGAAGTACTAAGTTGGAATCTCAGATTCTTGTGATTCTGGAAAATCTAAATCCAACTACAGGAGAATCAAGAATAGAGAGCTCTCTCACTTTTTTTGGCTTAAGAATACTCATTTTAAGAACAAGTAATTGTCCTTCTCTAACCTTTATTGCCTAATCAAAGAGAGACAGCTAATGTGTTTTACTTATTGAAAgaataggatatatatatatatatatatatatatatattatattcatatatatattcaaaaaacCTAAACTACATTTAATGTTCAGTTGTTaagcatgaaaaatatattaataaaaatagtaGAAGGGTATTAGTAAGTACAAGGGGGAATATGTTAGTTTTTAAGTTCTATATAGGAATACATACtaacttaaatttaaagaatcaaataaaaaatcacTATCTTTATAGGGAACTCATATGCAAATATTCCTTTTTAATAGGATTAAACATTTTTCCTAAAGAAAAAGGAATAGAGAGTTGATTGGAGATTGGATCCTTGAAATCCTTAAAATCCTAATAAGTGGTTTATGTCATGCAATTAATGTTAACATACCCCTCAAGAGCGTTGTTAGAACAATTGTTTTCTTTCATCTTCTTCATCAACCCAGATGATCTGAGATGGATTATTAGGTCACCAATTAAATACAAAACAATAAAAATGATTAATTTGATCCCATGGCCTCTATTTCAAAGCCAACCACAGTAGACACAAGAGGAAGCAGACTCGGAACAGTCCACAGACAAAGAATCAAACGGTTAGCTGCTCGCCACTCTCTCGCTGAACTCAGGACGAGGAACTCCGACGAGcccatggcggcggcggcggcggcggcggcggaggtcaCGGGTCGACTCGGTGGCGCTGTCAGGGAGGATCCAGTCGCCGCCGCAGCCGCACGGGAGGCCCCATACAAAGGACTCCTCCAGCCAGTTGAGGAAGGAGGCGTGCCGCTCCTCCGTCCAAGCCCAGCCGCAGGAGCCTCTCGTCACCATCCTCATCACCTCCTCCGCATCCATCGATGCCACGAGGCCAACAGCTTCGAGCTGTACGTGCAGGGAGGAGAGCTACGAGCTCCGACTTCGGTTATAGAGATGGCGGGCAGGTAAAAATATCTTGGGAGTGTCTCTTGGTCGGCCGCGTGGTTAGTGGGATAGATATGTTCCGCaagatgggatgggatgggatgggatgggatgggtgGAGGATGTATGTAGTAGTCCATGGAAATTAAAGATATCTGCATGGAGAGTGAAGATATCTTGGAAATCTTGAGCTAAAATCACAAGATCAGCTAAATGTCATTTTTTATCACAATAAACGACAAAAGAAGGGATGAAATGAAGACATCTTTTGTTTGGGTTGGAGATCTATAGTGAATCACAAGAACAGCTGATGCCATTTTtatcacaataaataaataacaaaagatGAAACGAAGATATATTTTGTCTATGGGGCCCATTAATCTtccaaatgttttgattttttagTATATGTGTACTTGGGATCCTTTTAGTGGAATGGATAAAAACATTATTGATTCATGTTGAtcaattatttttgaaaaaaaattgttaGTATAGAAAGGTCATAAGACAGTAGTAACCTTTTTAGCTGTATATCTAAAATATTCCTTcagatttatcatatatatataatatatctatcgatttaaatttattctttggtgaaaattaaaaaataaattagatattaatatttttttaaaaaaaatggatGCTGATAGTGATTATTAATCTAAGTTTATTCAACGGATGTTAATGTGAGCAATATATTTGCGGGATTTAAATGTTTGAAGGATGTGCATGAAAGATCTAAATATTTAGAGAGATATGTAAATATCATATTAGATTATGAAGAATCAAATGTATATATAACTTTTGGATTTCTaaaggatagatatgtaaaaaGCCCCATATATAATTTATATGGGAGTTGGAGTTACAGTTGAGCAGTTGTAATGATCACAGATTTATATGATCAGGTGATGAGGAGGAGTTGGTATTTTCCGAATCCATTTTTGCTcgtttctctcttaattattagTCCCCCCAGTAAAAAAAATTACCCACCAAAATCATAACAATTACAACAACTATAATTTCTTAGATTTTGATCCCTTGCCCACCAACCCGTCCTTCCAATGTtaacaatgagagagagagagagagagagaataaatttTAAGAATTACAATAATCTATTAATATTTGTTGAAACTTTAGGGTCATTGTGTTGCTGTAATATGCTAATATTTGCTCGCAACCAAATTATTTTAGTGATTAACATATTATACACACAGTTAAATGATTGAAGTTTTAGTACACAATATAGACAATAACAAAAGAAAGAGGTGTCtaatattaaaacaaaaaaaacaaaattgataTATTTAATCCTCCACCAAATGCAGGAATTTCTAACTATTTATTCCAAAACTAAATCGAGGTTTAGAGATATAATAATAGTGATTAGCATATTATTTATACAATAAAATGAACAAAGGGTTTGAGTTTTATTATGACTGTTGTATAAAGAAATAATGAAACTAAAAAGATGctaaaagcagagagagagagagagagagagagacagcgaTGGGAAGGGGCCAAACCGCAAAACAAAAGAAGCAAAGAAAGTTTTAATCTTAcgatcaaagagagagagagagagagagagacagagacagagacagagatggGAAGGGGCCAAACCGCAAAACAAAAGAAGCAAAGAAAGTTTTAATCTTACGTCCTTTGATCGAGTGCGGATTGTGCGTCAACAGATGGATGAAACAACGATAAAATAGAAATGGAAGGGGCAAACCGTAAAAGAGCAGAAAACAAAATTACGATTACGTCCTCCGCCTCCTCACACTGCTTCGTGAGTTCTTAACCTCCACCAGCTCACATCCTTGCAAGCCGAGCGACCCCCGCGGTCAGCCACCCACACCGTGCGGCCTTAAAGGCTCCACCTTTGAGcgccggagagagagagagagagagagagcgtgacCGGTATGGCTGACGTAGAGACGGACAGGGACGGCGCCGGGAAGCGGCCGCGGGGCGGCCGAGCGTATGGTCATGGGCCGGCGGAGGCGGCCGAGAGGGCCTGGACGCCGTGGCTGGTGCCGGTCCTCTTGGTGGCGTTCGTGGCGGTGTTCGTGGTGGAGATGTACGTCAACAACTGCCCCGATCACCCCCAACCCTTTGGCCGCTGCGTCGCCCGCTTCCTCCACCGCTTCTCCTTCCAGCCCATCCGCCAGAACCCTCTCCTCGGGCCATCCTCCTCCACGTAAACCTCACCTACCTGTTGCTGCCTCCTTGGTATTTTGATTAAAGTTTGGATTTTTATTCGCTTGCGAGCGACATTTTTGCCAGTCTGAACGGACGAAATGTtcgattcctctctctctctctctcttccttgttGATCGGGTTCAAATGTTAGTCTTCAAAATTTCTCATACTCATATGCTAATACTTGGACATGGTGATGTTATTCTTGGTGATCCTCCTAGTAAATCCTTCTCTTGCTCTCCCCGTCCAGTGTCCTCTATCCTTTTCCTTCGCTTTTGGAACTTTAAATTGCTCGGTGGACTTCGAATTTTCGTACCACCTTTTTCCTTCCAAGTTCTTTAGTTCAAGTATGGAAAGTTGATTGCTTTCTACTGCACCTTATGTTTGCTTGTTGACTTTTAGTTTCTTTTCCTTGTCTATAAACATGATTTGGATTTTTATGCTTGGCTAGCTTATAGCACTCGTTGAAGTTCTTTACTTGAATGTGTGTAGGTGTACcactttttcctttttaagttGTTTAGTTCAGGTATGAAAAGTTGATTGCTTTCTACACTTCATGCTCTGGTTTTTAATGTTTAGTTTCTTTTCCATATTGTGGATTTTTCTGCTTTTGGCTAACTTTTCTAGTACTTTTGAAGTTCTTTGCTTATATGTTGTGTAGCTGCTGTCTCTAGTTCTTCTGGTGCGAACTTGTTCTTTCCCTCTTATATACTCGTCCTTTTCAGCTTGGAAAAAATGGGGGCTCTTCAATGGAACAATGTAGTCTATCAGAATCAAGGCTGGAGGCTTGTTACGTGTATTTGGTTACACGCAGGTCTCATCCATTTGCTTGCAAATTTGTTCAGCTTGCTCTTCATCGGAGTTCGTCTCGAGCAGCAATTTGGATTCGGTGAGTGTTGGTATTTAATTCATTGGATCAGCGCATGTTTGTGGATTGATTACCTTAGTAGCCTCTTCTTGTTTTGGTCACTATAAGCAAGAAAATGCAGCTACCACCGTTTGCTTCTCAGAAAATGGATTCAGGTTCTTTTCAGTTGGCTATCGTACGTACATGTCAAATACACAAGTTATTCAGTGCTAACTCAAAATTTGACGTTGGAAATGGAAGATGATGATCCTATGCTGTCTCTGAAACATCTAATTCTCTGTATTTTGTGAATGTTCGTTTAGTTGTTCTTAGCATGACAAATTTTATGCCATGCAGTCCCCATTGGGGTAATATATCTGCTGTCAGGCTTCGGTGGCTCTGTTCTCTCAGCTCTTCTCTTGATGAATAGCATCTCTGTCGGTGCTTCCGGGGCTTTGTTTGGACTTCTTGGAGCAATGTTTTCAGAACTCATTATAAATTGGACAATCTATTCCAATAGGGTGATTATTATCGGGCTTGTATCCTTAAATATTTCAGCTTAGTTTAGCACCACAGACGGACTAAAGTTATCTCTTCTGTAGGTTGCAGCCCTATTAACGCTTTTGGTCATCATTATCATCAACTTGGGTATCGGCCTATTTCCTCATGTTGATAACATTGCGCATATTGGAGGGTTCGTATCAGGTTTCCTCCTGGGTTTTGTCTTATTAATCCAGCCTCGGGTTGGATGGATGGAACGCGATGATCTGCCCCCTTCAGCTCAGGTTACGTCCAAGTACAAAGCATACCAGTGCGTCTTATGGGTGATTGCGTTGCTTTTGCTGATAGCTGGGTAAGAATCCTTCACAAGTTTCTTCCAAGGATCCCATTTTATGCATAAAATTGCATCATCTAGCATTGCATTTACAAACGGCAACGTCCTTGTGTTAATGTTAGCTGCTTCACGGTTTTGAAAGATAGTAGCAGTTGACAAATTTTGCTATATTTTTTTGAAGTTCATTTCGCTATCCATCAACTGTCACTCTTCTTTGACAATTACCGATCGACGACCAACTGTTTGTCAAAATAAATACGGTGACCATGTTGGAAGCTTGAATTTGGCACTGCCGCTATTCCAACCGTAGTCTTAGTTTCTCCGGTACTCGCAATTCTCACCGCATGTTTTGTTTGTTCTGCAGATTTGCAATTAGCTTGGTCATGCTCTTCAGGGGAGTTAATGGAAACGACCATTGCCACTGGTGCCGCTACTTGAATTGTGTGCCAACGTCAAGGTGGAGCTGTGAGGATTGAACAACAATGAGCTTTTGCAAGGAAACAAAGGATGAGTTTTGGGAAGGCAGTGAAAGTATCAGATGTTTTGTTTGCTTGTACTTTAGATACAGCTGTGAATAGCTAAAATGTCAGTTGCCATATTGTTTGCTCATCGATAATGCAGAGAATATTACTTGTTTTTATTGGTGATCATAGTCTCACTTGTTGGAACTCTTCTTTTGACCCTCCTTCCTCATACATAATCCCTAACTTGATGTTAGATCACCAGCAATCAGCAAAGGAACTTTACAGATCTCATAAATATTGAGCTGACATTCTTTTTAATTAACATAGAGCTCAATCATAGAAAGAAAATGATTATTCTTATATTGCATCATCATCACCCACAAGAGAGTTGAGATTTCCTCTCTGAGTGAGCCTACTAAAATTTATGACAAAGGGTATGCACTACTATTTGCATCAATAAATTACAAGCTCACAAGAATCTTGGCTGGTTGCACTTTTTTTGATGTATACATGTGAGAGATGTTGACAGGCTAAACTATAGAGCTCCTCCCATGACAGATGGGCAAACACAAGCCATTGGCTTTGGAGCCTATTTAGTGACGAGCACTTGCAGCATTGCTTTACGGTGAATGAAATCCTCCGGTATGGGATTTTACACATTAGAGAAGTTGAGGTTAAGAAATATTATTGCTGGAATCGTTGCAGTTTACCC harbors:
- the LOC135623581 gene encoding RHOMBOID-like protein 3 — translated: MADVETDRDGAGKRPRGGRAYGHGPAEAAERAWTPWLVPVLLVAFVAVFVVEMYVNNCPDHPQPFGRCVARFLHRFSFQPIRQNPLLGPSSSTLEKMGALQWNNVVYQNQGWRLVTCIWLHAGLIHLLANLFSLLFIGVRLEQQFGFVPIGVIYLLSGFGGSVLSALLLMNSISVGASGALFGLLGAMFSELIINWTIYSNRVAALLTLLVIIIINLGIGLFPHVDNIAHIGGFVSGFLLGFVLLIQPRVGWMERDDLPPSAQVTSKYKAYQCVLWVIALLLLIAGFAISLVMLFRGVNGNDHCHWCRYLNCVPTSRWSCED